The following are from one region of the Streptomyces tuirus genome:
- a CDS encoding DUF5326 family protein: MREIFTGLPWWVKWIAVPVIALVVFGGLIASVVGFVIGLLFKLLVFVALVGGLIYVVRKFTSSSSSRSDW, from the coding sequence ATGCGAGAGATCTTCACGGGGCTGCCGTGGTGGGTGAAGTGGATCGCGGTGCCGGTCATCGCCCTGGTCGTGTTCGGCGGGCTGATCGCCAGTGTGGTCGGGTTCGTCATCGGACTGCTCTTCAAGCTGCTGGTCTTCGTGGCACTGGTCGGCGGACTGATCTACGTCGTACGGAAGTTCACGTCGAGTTCCTCGTCGCGCAGCGACTGGTGA